The proteins below are encoded in one region of Sminthopsis crassicaudata isolate SCR6 chromosome 1, ASM4859323v1, whole genome shotgun sequence:
- the SLC25A41 gene encoding mitochondrial carrier protein SCaMC-3L isoform X2, with protein sequence MEPHDRNPISYVQSFGPHPYHHQEKQQVLDTGEQLMVPVEVLRETNQATWWKFLVSGAVAGAVSRTGTAPLDRAKVFMQVYASKTNIMNLLGGMRSMIQEGGIGSLWRGNGINVLKIAPEYAIKFSVFEQVLKTRLMLRRTGQYNGLLDCACQILGREGARAFYRGYLPNMLGIVPYACTDLAIYEALKWVWLYLGFHSNNPSGMVSLLSITLSSTCGQMASYPLTLVRTRMQAQDTVEGSNPTMRGVFGKILAQQGMPGLYRGVTPTLLKVLPAVGISCVVYEAMKSALGVAK encoded by the exons ATGGAGCCCCATGATAGGAATCCCATCTCTTACGTCCAGAGCTTTGGGCCCCATCCCTACCACCACCAGGAGAAACAGCAG GTACTGGACACCGGTGAACAGCTGATGGTCCCGGTAGAAGTGTTGCGAGAAACCAACCAAGCAACCTGGTGGAAATTCCTGGTCTCGGGGGCTGTGGCTGGGGCTGTGTCGCGTACTGGGACAGCCCCACTGGACAGGGCTAAAGTCTTCATGCAG GTCTACGCCTCCAAAACAAACATCATGAATCTGCTGGGGGGGATGCGGAGCATGATCCAAGAAGGTGGAATCGGCTCCCTGTGGCGGGGAAATGGCATCAACGTGCTCAAGATCGCACCTGAGTACGCCATCAAGTTCTCCGTCTTTGAGCAG GTACTGAAGACCCGGCTGATGCTCCGGCGGACGGGCCAGTACAACGGGCTCCTGGATTGTGCGTGCCAGATCCTAGGGCGTGAGGGAGCCCGAGCCTTCTATCGGGGTTATTTGCCCAACATGCTGGGCATTGTGCCCTATGCCTGCACCGACTTGGCCATCTATGAG GCGCTCAAGTGGGTCTGGCTCTACTTAGGGTTCCACTCCAACAATCCCAGCGGGATGGTCAGCCTGTTGTCCATCACTTTGTCCAGCACTTGTGGCCAGATGGCTAGCTACCCCCTGACACTGGTGCGGACAAGGATGCAGGCCCAAG ACACTGTGGAGGGCTCCAATCCCACCATGCGAGGTGTCTTTGGAAAGATCCTAGCCCAGCAGGGCATGCCCGGCCTGTACCGGGGGGTGACTCCCACCCTCCTGAAAGTGCTGCCAGCAGTGGGCATCAGCTGCGTGGTGTATGAAGCCATGAAGAGTGCTCTGGGGGTGGCTAAGTAG
- the SLC25A23 gene encoding LOW QUALITY PROTEIN: mitochondrial adenyl nucleotide antiporter SLC25A23 (The sequence of the model RefSeq protein was modified relative to this genomic sequence to represent the inferred CDS: inserted 1 base in 1 codon; deleted 1 base in 1 codon) — translation MARTSPGRSPPAGDPERQQRWGLLFDELDSNKDGRVDIHELRLGLARLGARTPDSAGQDILQEGDIDQDGGLTLEEFTRYLQEHERRLLLMFHSLDRNQDGHIDASEIQQSFQXLGVSISLQQAEKILHSMDRDGTMTIDWQEWRDHFLLQPLENMEDVLKFWKHSTVLDIGECLTVPDEFSEQEKLSGMWWKQLVAGAVAGAVSRTGTAPLDRLKVFMQVHASKTNQLNVLGGLRNMVKEGGIRSLWRGNGINVLKIAPESAIKFMAYEQIKWAIRGQQETLRVQERFVAGSLAGATAQTIIYPMEVLKTRLTLRQTGQYKGLLDCARQILEQEGPRAFYKGYLPNVLGIIPYAGIDLAVYETLKNRWLQQDSHHSADPGILILLACGTISSTCGQIASYPLALVRTRMQAQASIEGAPQLTMLGLFRHILSREGVWGLYRGIAPNFMKVIPAVSISYVVYENMKQALGVTTRFLGCSWSLQPTDLPNLVIDTGSPEEPAPGSALHGIDTGFPTSDGGGDGGGPSPLGPLPTALT, via the exons ATGGCCAGGACCAGTCCGGGCCGCAGCCCCCCTGCCGGGGACCCCGAGCGCCAGCAGCGATGGGGCCTCCTTTTCGACGAGCTGGACAGCAACAAGGATGGCCGCGTGGACATTCACGAGCTGCGCCTGGGGCTGGCCCGGCTAGGCGCGAGGACCCCGGACAGCGCCGGCCAG GACATTCTCCAGGAGGGGGACATAGACCAAGATGGGGGCCTGACCCTTGAGGAGTTCACCCGCTACCTGCAGGAACATGAGAGACGGCTGCTGCTCATGTTCCACAGCCTGGACCGGAACCAGGACG GCCACATAGATGCCTCAGAAATCCAGCAGAGCTTCC GCCTGGGCGTTTCCATCTCTTTGCAACAAGCTGAAAAAATTCTGCACAG caTGGACCGTGATGGGACAATGACCATTGACTGGCAAGAATGGCGAGACCACTTCCTGCTACAACCCCTGGAGAACATGGAAGATGTCCTGAAGTTCTGGAAGCACTCAACG GTCCTGGACATAGGTGAATGTCTGACAGTGCCGGATGAGTTCTCAGAACAAGAGAAGCTGTCGGGCATGTGGTGGAAACAACTGGTGGCAGGAGCTGTGGCAGGGGCTGTGTCACGGACAGGCACAGCCCCGCTTGACCGACTAAAGGTTTTCATGCAG GTTCATGCTTCCAAGACCAACCAACTGAATGTCCTAGGCGGGTTGCGGAATATGGTCAAAGAGGGAGGCATCCGCTCCCTGTGGCGAGGAAATGGCATCAATGTGCTCAAGATTGCCCCTGAATCCGCCATCAAATTCATGGCGTATGAGCAG ATCAAGTGGGCGATTCGGGGGCAGCAGGAGACGCTGCGGGTGCAGGAGCGCTTTGTGGCAGGGTCCCTGGCTGGGGCCACAGCCCAAACCATCATCTACCCCATGGAG GTGCTGAAGACACGGCTAACCCTCCGTCAGACTGGCCAGTACAAAGGACTGCTGGACTGTGCTCGGCAGATCCTAGAGCAGGAGGGCCCTAGAGCCTTCTACAAGGGCTACCTGCCCAACGTCTTGGGCATTATCCCCTACGCAGGAATCGACCTGGCTGTCTATGAG ACCCTGAAGAACAGGTGGCTCCAGCAGGACAGCCACCACTCGGCTGACCCAGGGATCCTCATCCTCTTGGCCTGCGGCACCATTTCCAGTACCTGTGGCCAGATTGCCAGCTATCCCTTGGCTCTGGTCCGAACACGCATGCAAGCTCAGG CTTCCATCGAGGGTGCCCCACAGCTCACCATGCTGGGTCTCTTCCGCCACATCCTTTCCCGAGAGGGGGTGTGGGGCCTGTATCGAGGCATCGCCCCCAACTTCATGAAAGTGATTCCAGCTGTCAGCATCTCCTATGTCGTCTATGAGAACATGAAACAAGCCCTAGGGGTTACCACCAG ATTTCTCGGCTGCTCCTGGAGCCTGCAACCAACTGATCTA CCCAACCTGGTCATTGACACTGGATCACCAGAGGAACCTGCCCCAGGATCTGCTCTGCATGGCATTGACACTGGATTCCCAACCTCTGATGGAGGTGGGGATGGCGGTGGCCCTTCACCCCTAGGCCCCCTCCCCACTGCACTGACATGA
- the SLC25A41 gene encoding mitochondrial carrier protein SCaMC-3L isoform X1, translated as MEPHDRNPISYVQSFGPHPYHHQEKQQVLDTGEQLMVPVEVLRETNQATWWKFLVSGAVAGAVSRTGTAPLDRAKVFMQVYASKTNIMNLLGGMRSMIQEGGIGSLWRGNGINVLKIAPEYAIKFSVFEQCKNSFCNQDNPQPFHERILASSLAAAISQTLINPMEVLKTRLMLRRTGQYNGLLDCACQILGREGARAFYRGYLPNMLGIVPYACTDLAIYEALKWVWLYLGFHSNNPSGMVSLLSITLSSTCGQMASYPLTLVRTRMQAQDTVEGSNPTMRGVFGKILAQQGMPGLYRGVTPTLLKVLPAVGISCVVYEAMKSALGVAK; from the exons ATGGAGCCCCATGATAGGAATCCCATCTCTTACGTCCAGAGCTTTGGGCCCCATCCCTACCACCACCAGGAGAAACAGCAG GTACTGGACACCGGTGAACAGCTGATGGTCCCGGTAGAAGTGTTGCGAGAAACCAACCAAGCAACCTGGTGGAAATTCCTGGTCTCGGGGGCTGTGGCTGGGGCTGTGTCGCGTACTGGGACAGCCCCACTGGACAGGGCTAAAGTCTTCATGCAG GTCTACGCCTCCAAAACAAACATCATGAATCTGCTGGGGGGGATGCGGAGCATGATCCAAGAAGGTGGAATCGGCTCCCTGTGGCGGGGAAATGGCATCAACGTGCTCAAGATCGCACCTGAGTACGCCATCAAGTTCTCCGTCTTTGAGCAG TGTAAGAATTCCTTCTGCAACCAGGACAACCCCCAGCCCTTTCATGAAAGAATCCTGGCTAGCTCCCTGGCAGCGGCCATCTCCCAGACTCTCATCAACCCCATGGAG GTACTGAAGACCCGGCTGATGCTCCGGCGGACGGGCCAGTACAACGGGCTCCTGGATTGTGCGTGCCAGATCCTAGGGCGTGAGGGAGCCCGAGCCTTCTATCGGGGTTATTTGCCCAACATGCTGGGCATTGTGCCCTATGCCTGCACCGACTTGGCCATCTATGAG GCGCTCAAGTGGGTCTGGCTCTACTTAGGGTTCCACTCCAACAATCCCAGCGGGATGGTCAGCCTGTTGTCCATCACTTTGTCCAGCACTTGTGGCCAGATGGCTAGCTACCCCCTGACACTGGTGCGGACAAGGATGCAGGCCCAAG ACACTGTGGAGGGCTCCAATCCCACCATGCGAGGTGTCTTTGGAAAGATCCTAGCCCAGCAGGGCATGCCCGGCCTGTACCGGGGGGTGACTCCCACCCTCCTGAAAGTGCTGCCAGCAGTGGGCATCAGCTGCGTGGTGTATGAAGCCATGAAGAGTGCTCTGGGGGTGGCTAAGTAG